A segment of the Macrotis lagotis isolate mMagLag1 chromosome 8, bilby.v1.9.chrom.fasta, whole genome shotgun sequence genome:
ttgagaaGGAGGTAGAAATATTATACCCTACCTCTTGTGCCAGATCAAAATTGATCAAATACTTATCAAGTTCCTACCATGGGCAAGGCAACTGGGCTGAACACAAGGAATACCCTAGGAAGCAGAGCTGGCccgttttttcttttgttttttaactttttttttttttaatcagtagcTTAGATAAAGAAGGAATAGATGGCAGACGTACTTAGCAGATTTGTAGATGACAAAGCTGAGAGGGATAGCTAAAGAACTGGAGGGCAAGGTTAGGTTATAAAAGACTTGACAGGCTAGAGCTTTAGCATGAATCTAGTGAGATGAAATTTAGgagggataaatgtaaaaaaaaagtctcacatGGGTGAAGTCTTACATAAGAAAAGTTTACAATGGAAGAGGCAAGGTTAGACGTTTGAAAAAGATCTAGGGATTTCAATGGACTGTCAGTTCAACATAAGCCAACTTGTTACTAATTAGATATTTGGCTGCATTAAGTGAGGCACAGCTTCCAGGAAGAGTCAATAGTTCTGCCCTTACTCGACTTCATTTGAAGTATCCTATTCAATTCTGagcttcttaatttaaaaaggacattgataagttTGAGCATTGCAGAGGAAGGCAACCAGAATGGTGAAATGCCTTGAGTTCTTGTCATATAAGGATTAATGAATGATGAAACGTGTAATTTGAAGAAGGGAAGACTGAGTAGGACACAATAACTTTCTTTTAGTATCAAAAGTGGTTCCTTGTGTAAGAGGGCTAAGACATTTCTATTTGGTCCCAGAAAACAAAGCCAAGAGCAATGGAACAAAGTTTCAAAGAGGGGCATTTAGATTTGATTTCAAGAAACATCTAAGAGCTGTCCAAAGGTAGGATGGTCTGCTTCAGAAGGTGCTTGATTTCTCCTCCTTAGAGGACTGCAAGAAAAGACTGGAGAGCTACTTGTCCCAcatgtttggggtgggggggggatttttttttttttttgcaaggtaatggggttaaatgcttgcccaaggccacacagctaggtaatcactaagtgtctgaggttgcatttgaactcaggtgctcttgactctagggctggtgctctattcacctagccaccccagcggGGAATTCTTTTTGTCTTACACTTTGAGTTAGACTAAGCTGACTGCTGAAGTCACTTGCAGCACTCAAGATTTGTCAttctgaggatataaagacaactttcctcccccaaaaaacccagtcctgtccttaagaagcttacattttatttgaGGGAAAAGGTATCCATACTGATTGaataattaagcatttattaagagtttgtACCAGTTGCTAGGGATGCAAATGGAAAACTGATACTGTCCCTACTCTTAAGGGGCTCACATTACAATTGGAGAATTTACCATATATAGAAGACTTCAGTTGCAGGATTAAGAGAAAGACCTTAGGGCACAGAGGAAGGTCAAATAACAAAATCAAGGGATTCTTAGGGTGCTTCTGCAGGGCAAAAGGCAATGCTATCCTGTGAGAAGGAAAGAGTTTAGAGAGCATAGCAACAACAAGTCCTAAGGCTTGGTTTTCATTCATCTTACTGgaaatatatgtgtaaataaatacaaagtaatttatttttatccagtcattttccaattgatgggcacccacaaaaaaatttaaagagggaAAGTGTGATGATGGGGGAAGGTAAGAGATTAGGAAAAATATGTAGGAGGAGCTGTATTTTGGAGGAcatagaggtgaggagggagtacaTTCAGGACTtggggatggggcagctagagTGGCTAGAGCaaaggtcctggaatcaggaggaccctagttcaaatcttgtttcatcCACTTACCAGATGTATGACCATGGGTAAGTTATGTAACCCTAATTgtctcaaaatgaaaaaagagagagatgacaTATCAAGTCACAGAGACAACTGCTAAGAGAGGTAATAGGAAATGAGGCCACAATGGTAGGGGAGAACCAGATTATAGAGGTCTTGAAATGCAAGACTGAGGATTGTTTGGTCTATAGGCAATAGACCAAAGCATTTGGGAGCCCAGGTCAGGGTTCAGCTGGGAGAATTGAGGTTCTACCTCTTTATTTTGGATTCCTAGATTCTTCTTGGGACTAATACTTTTCATTCTCAGTCCCCATTCCAAGGTACTAGGGATGTTCTTCACTCATCTATGTGAGTTGCAGATTGTTTGGCAATAGCCAAAATGCTTTGGAACAGTCACTAGATTTATAATCAAGAGGAACTAGGCTCCAATTCATTTTTGCTATTTATTACCTGGATGaccttttgttaattattttaccTTCCTGGGTCTTTGTGTCTTCTCCTAGAAAGGGTGAAGATTGAACCAAGTCTAGTTTGGATTAACCTTTAATATTGACTTCATGAGCTGGTCACAGTGGCACATACTTGAACTAAACCAAGGTTGCTGGTAGGATCAAACAAGttaatatttgtcatttgtttAGCCTGccacatagtagatactttaaCAAATATATGTTgccttcttttttgcttctttgcttCATCATGTTTGTTTTAGAGTCAGCAAGGTGGTTCTGTGATTAGAGCATTGGAGTCTGgatgacccaagttcaaattcagcctcttcttagctctatgaccctggacaaactatttgtctcattttcctcaactataaaatggaggttCTGACAGCACCCACTTTTGtagaggattaaatgagataataatttgaaTATGTTTATTCCCTTCTGTTACCTGGAGAGTGTAAGgatggcagatttttttttttaagctctggAGTTCAGAGCTGCAGTGGGCTGCCTAGGTCTGTACCACAGTGGTGAGCCCCTGAAGTCAGGTCCATCTCGTTGCTTAATGAAGGGCAGATCAGCCCATGTTAGAAACAGCACTTTAAAGCTGTTTCTGTGCTGATCAATACTGTACTTAATGCTTTGGCAAGATGGGGAAattcaatcttaaaaaaaaatagtaatattgaCCCCAAGCACCTAGCAGGACATGTTGACTGCTCTGTCTTGTAATGTGGGCCTGTGGGCCAAGATATTTCTGGCAAGGGCCTATATTCTGGGGCTGCTAGGCCAATTAGAGCAGGAGGGTGGAGGCCATTTGTGGCTACCCCGGGGGCCTCTGACCTATAGGTGGAGCAAATTGTGGCAAGAGCTACCTAATACTTTATCAAATAGAATCCAGCAGCCAAGGGAACTAATCAGAGGCCTTTTAATGTTACTTAATCATAGATAGTACTATTTAATTGAACACAGTATGTATCAGACAACCAGTTTTCttatattcccttttcctttaaatCCTTGATGGGATTTCTGGTGGTCTAGTTACTTAGGTGATAAGTAAGCACAGGCTAAATATATTGACCAAGTAGTTGTTTTTCCCCTTACCCTAACAGCCTGGCCCCAAAGCTTGTGTTCAACAGAGTGAATGGCAGGAGGCCACTGGCCACAACTCAGTCCATCACGGCCACAGAGGAGAGTTATACACTAGCTCACGAGGAGAATGTCCGCTTTGTCTACGAAGGTAAGAAGCCCAAGACTATCCTTGATACCTATAGGGATAGGAAGGTGAGAGTTACTTCCATATTCTTGGGCATAGAATGTCACAGCtacagaggaaaataaaacataggCTATCacagctggaagagaccttagaaaacatccctttcatttcacagaagagaaaactggggCTTAGGGAGAGAAAATGGCTTGCCTGGGTAAAGAGGGCAGGGCCAATCACTGTTTACTCAACCTATGTGCTATCCCTTCTACCATATTGACATTTCTCACTGGGTTTATCTTAGATCAGTGATAAAAATAAACCTGTCCTCTTTGAATTCACTCTATTAACAAAGACTGGTACTCCTGAAGCATGTGGGAAGGCAGAGGGAAAGCTAAGCTAGGCTAAGATTAATCACATACATGTACAATGTGAATGCAACCCAAAGTTTCTCTGTGTTGCTGGTGGTATGTTAAAGGAGCATGCCATGTTCACACAATGAAGGAATCAGATCTCTATGGGGAAAATGGTGGGTCATTCTACCCTGTCCCTTTCTCTGTCCACACTTGGTCAGGTTGGACAAAGGTTGGAAGTGTTCCTTGACAGGGTGGCATCTCCAGCCCTCATGTTTGTATCTTGTAGCCTGGCAGCAAGTAGAACAGCAGCTGGTGGGGAGCCAGGCAGGTGAGAGTGGACCCAGGCCCGTGCAGTACGTGGAGAAGACACCTAATCCAGGGTTGCAAAGTAAGTAGCCCCTTCTTTCAGTATTCTCTATCCATTGGCTCTCCCCGCTTTGGCCCCCATGGTGACAAAGCCAACCCTAGGTTTCAAGATAGTCTAGTGAAGCTCTAGACCACAAGGGGATTGTTGGGTATCATCATCAAACTTCTTATCATGTGGCTCAACTTTCTCCACATGGATGGCTGTGGTCTTAGCCTGAGTAGGCAGGATAGACTATAACTGAATGGGAATGAGAAGTCAGGACACCTGGGCCTCTTATACCtctaggaggaggaggaatgaaCTGAGAAAATATAAGAGTTTGgctgaggggaggctaggtgggcagtggatagagcactggccctagagtcaggagtacctgagtttaaatcctcagacactttataattacctagctgtgtggccttgggcaagccacttcaccccatttgccttggaaaaaaaaacctaaaaaaaaagtttggctgGACTGCCTCTGCCCAAGCAATTCACTTGGCAGCAGAATCCAAACCCTTTCAAACCCTTTGCAGGATATTACTCAACACCATGCACCTGTTAGTCAAGGACATGCCTGAAGTGaaatttcttttcagctctgtTTTCTTTCCAGCTTGAGGCCTCTAGTCATGCTTAGTTGTGTGTCTCAGCTTAGAATTTATGAGCAATTTGTTCATTGGGAGAGTCTTTTATCTAACTTTTTGCGTAGGTGTGCCACTTTTTTCTCCTCATTCGAATGGAAATGAAACCTTGCCTAGAATAGtcacaataataatagtactagCCCATTTCTATCATGCTTACAAAGGGCTTACTTCATCATaacctatgaggaatcattatgcacattttaaagatgaggaatctCAGATACAGAGAGATGAATTGATTTgcctaatttaaatttaatttcagataattcaattaaaaaatcagaTGTTCTTATGACAGACTGGTACTCTTTGTACCAAAGTGATATACCCAAGATCCCCTTACTGAGGCAGGAGCCAAATTGGGCTGAAATTCAAGAATCTATAAGTTAGACTGAGTATTGGTTTTCAGAGTGTATTCTCCAGATcagactttttccctttttctcttcatagACTTTGTACCCATTGACTTGGACGAATGGTGGGCCCAGCAGTTTCTGGCTGGGATCAACAATTGTTCCTAAAAAGCTGCACTGGGAGGAGGAGAGTTGCCTATAGTCAGGGGCCATCTACCTGCTGACCCAAAGCAGGCAACACCAACAGAAGAGGACCACTGCCTCCTAAGTCAGCCCCCTTGCCTGGGGGGTGAGGCAGGCACCTGCCATCCCAGAAGTGCCAGCATTTGGACATTTGGAACTGCTGCAGCCTCTGGCCAGGCTACCTGGGTGCTACATGTAGTGGGAGGGGGAGCAGGGGCCTGTTTGGCTCCTCCCACCTTGTCTTTGCTCCTGCCAATTGAGCCCAGTGGGAAGCCCTTGCAGAGCTGGGGTACAGCTCTTCAAACCAATAAAGAATTTAAACCTGTCTGCCCTTATGCTCtcccaggtgtgtgtgtgtgtgtgtgtgtgtgtgtgtctgtaggGAGAGAggtaaattgttttgttttttagcacCAGGTGTTCTTAGGTCACGAACCACTTTAGAGACTATGGACCCCCTTCCCAGAAAAATGTttgtaaataattgaagaaatgccAAATTTCAGCTAGAAGTTATTGAAAATAAAGAGATATATTAAGAACCCttactttggaatcaggaagtaaGGACCACTTTGCTATCTCAAGGTTTTCCAGCACTCCTTACTTCCTCAAACCCCTTAGTGTGGTTTCCTTTTAACCTGAGTATCCATGATGGTGTGTATGTTGTAGAACAGGGCAGGTTGGAGAAAGGCTTACTAGGATTTACTTCTCTTCAATAtcatagagaaggaaaaacagtTGCAGGATTACTAGAATTCCCTTCTCTAGAATGGTTCTTCATCTTCCAAGGAAGGTGCTTTCCCCCAGCCCTCCTTCAATATCATGGAGAAGGAACAATAGTTGCTCAGGGCTGATTGCCAGCCTTTATTCTGCTCTCCTGGCCCAACCTCATTACCCCCCCCCAATGCTTTCATTAAAACATGCTTTCCCACAGAGCTGGGGAACAGGGAGGTCTGGGCTAGTATAGCCACTGAGCAATGACAAAACCCAGAGATGTCTTTCTGTCTGTGGACAGTTTGGGTGGTCGGTCTAGAGACATGGACTGAAATGAAACAATTGCCTTTATCACTCACTTGTCTCTCCTACAATGGCTGTTGGCATCAATTCTATGACTACCATATGCATTTCCCTTTTACTTTCTTCTGATGCATAGTCAGATATATTATCCATTGGGTCACTGACCCTTTGTTCCCTTTTACCTGCTTAACAAAACCTATGTATTgtgtttttaaaatcttaataatattttttcccaattacatatacagttttcaacattcatttttgtaaaattttctccctccccccctttccaaGACAGTAAGTGATTTGGTATAGGTTTTTGTATGGACAGGCATACACTggattttgagagagagagactgcagaatgttctctctctttaGGAGTTTTAGAAGGAAACTGCTTGTAGCTTCTTTTTCTATAATACTTCAGCATTTACAGAGTGGTTGTTAGTTATGTGAGTATTCAAGTATTACCATCCCCTTTttaacagatggaaaaactgaaactgagactgacttgcctaaagtcataatCCAAAGAGTAGAGATTTTTAACTAAGGTCTTCAAAGATTTCTCCCATCATCTTTTATTTGGTTTGATATAAACAAAGCCTACCCTCTCCATCCATCTGCTAACAAAAGTCAAATCAATACATGCCAGACATTTTGCTGAGCAAAGGCAAGAACAAAGAAGCAACCAAAACCAAAATAGTCCTTTCTCTTTAGGAGTTCagagtctaatgagggagataataGACAAACACCTAGTTACAAACAAGTAtagacaagataaattggagatgatttCAGAAGGTACTAAAATTGACTTTATGGTTCAATCATGGTTCCATTTGATTTCTAGAAGTTGGTCTAGAACTTACCTCAGTCTGAGATTGTATTGGCCTTCTACCTTCTTTGGGGCCATCTTTCTGAACATCACAATCCTTTCTAAAATCAGATATATTTGACCTGGGTTTCCATTAACCCTGGAGGGAACTTGAAAAGAGGGCAGAGAATTGAATGGTTAAGGCAAGTTTTTGTCTATGGTTTAGGTATATCCAACTCCCTGCAAGGCACCTGGAGGCAAAACTGAAGCAATAAAAGTTGATAAGCATTCTGTTTCACTCCTCATTCCTCACATTTATACTATTTTCTTCTTGGGTCTGACCTTACTGGGAAAGCAGGAGTCTGGAAGTtcactctctctccttcctctcccaagCAAATTTCCCACTAAGGTCTTCGTTTTCCAAGCATACAGGTAATTTTAGTCTATATTAATGGTGGCTAAGATGTTTATGACAGAGGGCTGACTCCCAGACTTGGGAGTCTGCCTAGGTAACATGGGCTTTCCAGAATGAAGTTTGAAAGATTTGAACAGTGAATGCCTCTCATCACTCATTTCTTAAATCTTGACTGAACCTgatcactggagaaggaaaggagagagtatGCTGGAAGAGAGGGATTGGAAAACATTGGCctatgagaaaagaaaggatggTGGTTCTTCCAGCTCTACAAGTAAAATCTTTTGTTAGTGACTAAGCACCTGGGGAGAAGGAGCTAGACAACAACGGGAGAGGATAGTTAGAACTGGGCAATTGAACAACAGGCTGATAGCCCACAAAAGCTCTGTAGAGCCATCCAGTGGCTAACTTGGGAAATGCCCTGGGAGAAGGTACTGGCTATCAAGTATGAAACATTTGGGGTCCTGCCTAAAGAAGTTATAGAATCTTTGTGCTGAAAGATTGGTTTAAACCAATGATTAGCTAAGCAGGAATCCATAGCATCTCCAaaatagtctattccactagtagCTAACTAGATTAAAGGAGACcttcaatataataataatacaattataaacaaaagttaacatttattatgtatcagGCACTCTGCTAAGATCGCTACTgtaattatctcatctgatcctacaacaacaaaaacaagcaaccttgggaagtaggtgctattgattttttccattttacagattaagaaaactTGGACCCAAATCCTAAACTttctaaattgattttcttttttttaaataaaagaaagatttttatttattttgaattttacaatttccccccctaatctcgcttcccttccccaccccccacagaaggcagtctgttagtctttacattgtttccatggtatacattgatccaaactgaatgtgatgagagagaaatcatatccttaaggaaaaaacataaagtacaagagatagcaagatcacataataagataaatttttttttgaattaaaggtaacagtcttttgtttttgttctaactccacaattctttctctggatacagatggcactcttcatggcagataacccaaaattgtgtctgtctgttacactgatggaacgagcaagattatcacccccatgttgctgttagggtgcacaaagttcttctggttctgctcatctcactcagcatcagttcatgcaaatccctccaggtttctctgaattcccatctctcctggtttccaatagaaaaatagttttccatgacatacatataccacagtctgctaagccattccccaattgaaggacattcacttaatttccagttccttgccaccacaaaaagggctgctatgaatattttttgtaaattttctttataaatgatTAAAGTCTAACTAGTATTTTAaacattacctattctaatttttCTGGAAGAAACTGAATCTTCTCATTTCATGGGATTACAAGAAGTGAAGGGATTAGAATTTCTAGAACATAGGATATCCTTGAACCCTAGCCTCCTTTTTAATTCTGAGTCCTCCCCATGTCCACCCCATGACTTTGAAtcatatggaaaataatttagaggTGATTGAATTCAATTCCCCTGATGgtaaaaataaacttattttcaaaaaagaggaaatggtTTGAGAGATAAGTAGCAGTCTATTAAAACCGAACTTTTCTTACTCCAagtctagagattttttttaggttttttttttttaaggcaaatggggttaagtggcttggccaaggccccacagctaggtaattattaagtgtctgagaccggatttgaacccaggtactcctgactccagggccagtgctctatccactgtgccacctaggcgcccctgaGTCTAGAAATTTTCAACTAAGTATCTACACACTAAGAGGGATCCCCCTTGCCCACACTTTTAAAAGCTCCTAAATCAAGAGTTTCCAACTTTTTGTGCGTGTGTCATGGAACCATGGGAATGCTAGTCAATGCTTAACAgactctttgataaaaacaaacaaaaaagtgtcAACAGAACACTTTAAAATTTAGTCTGCATTACCAATATTCTCTCCATCAAATTCTTAAGGCtagataataaaatatacatatatatatagagagagagttcTGATTATAACCTTTGCCAATTTCAGAATCATAAATGTTCACGAACTGATAATTTAACAATTGTTTAGAAGAAACTACAGGCTGGCTCCAACACTGACCTCCATGGACCCCTTTGTAGATCTTGGAAAAACtagggaccccttctcagaataatgtttttaaatgcatacattAAAATGCGTAAGATTAAAAAAGCAACtagattatatttaaaaagttgttacaatatatttttaaaaactcacaaGTCAGGGACCCCAGGTTAATAACTATCACCAAACATTAGACTCAGGGAAGGGGAGCGGCGGTTGGACCACCGgactggaagcaggaagactcatctttatgagttcaaatccagcttcagacgcggattagctgtgtgaccttgggaaagtcactgtcTGTGTCACTACAAACTAAAGCCACTCAgaccttgcctcagtttcttcatctgtaaaatgggctgaagaaggaaatggcaaaccaagagGGCAGCAGGCACAGCGCAAGAGGCGAGTTGTAGGCTGGGCCGGGCCGGCAGCGCGCCAGGAGGGTCTGATGAATCGGGTGGCGATCAGGCCCCGGGGGGCCCTCCACCCTCTGGGGGTCACCCCGTAAAGGGTTCCTAACCTCCCTCCCAGCCCCGACACGGGATGGCGCTCCGCCAGGCCCGTGGTCCGAGGCCAGGCCCGTGGTCCGAGGCCAGGCCCGTGGTCCGAGGCCAGGCCCGTGGTCCGAGGCCAGGCCCGTGGTCCGAGGCCAGGCCCTCCTTGGCCCAGGACTCGGGG
Coding sequences within it:
- the MCRIP2 gene encoding MAPK regulated corepressor interacting protein 2, giving the protein MYTITKGPSKLATQRRTGPTQQLESKLGEHLKCRRPAQPPQPPPGPWPLSSLAPKLVFNRVNGRRPLATTQSITATEESYTLAHEENVRFVYEAWQQVEQQLVGSQAGESGPRPVQYVEKTPNPGLQNFVPIDLDEWWAQQFLAGINNCS